The genomic DNA ATGAAAAAATCAGAGGGCCTGGAGGACTGCCTCTGGGAACACAGGGAAAGGTTGTGGTATTGCTTTCAAGCGGTATAGACTCTCCCGTTGCAGCCTATCTCATGATGAAGAGAGGATGTGAGGTCGTGGCACTTCACTGCAACAACGATCCGTTTTCAGGTCCGAAGGTCACTGAAAACTTCAATCTACTTGTTGACCAGTTGAATATTTATGCTAAAGGAACACCAATCAAGCGAAGGGTTGTTGACTATGGGGAATACCTGACAGCCGCCAAACAGAAGGCTCCGGAGAAAATGACCTGTGTATTATGCAAATCCGGAATGTATCACATTGCAGAAAAACTGGCTCGTAAGATTGGGGCTGATGCCATTGTTGACGGAAGCAGTGTGGGACAGGTAGCCTCACAGACACTATCAAACATTCTGGCCACAAGATACGGTGTTGAAATGCCTATATTGTCTCCTCTGATTGGACTTGACAAGGAGGAAATCACGGCTATAGCAAAGGACATAGGCACATTCGAAATATCAAAAATTGATGATGGCGGATGCAGTGCCGTTCCTAAATATCCTGAAACCCGTGCCGATTTGGAACGTGTAAAGCAGGCATGTGAGGATATGGATCAGGATGCGGAAATTGAAAAAGCATTTGAAAAAATAAGAAAACTTGATTAAGTTTTCTTTAAATTTTTTTTTTTGGTGTAAATTTATATATTATGTTTGACAAAATTAATAGTATAGTCCCGTGGGGTAGTGGCAATCCTTTTGGGCCCTGGACCCAAAGATAGCGGTTCGACTCCGCTCGGGACTACTAAATTATCTTATTTTTTTTAAAACACCTGTTATACTATTTTTATCTCATGCATACTGACTATTAATGAGTATAATTATCTTGCATAGATGACAATTATTAAATACTATACTTGTCAAAAATAAATAATGTATAGTAAATAATTACTTTACTAATCGAGGTATTAAAATGAAAACTACAGTTAGTGTAATTAAAGCTGATATTGGAAGTGTGTCCGGACACTGTGTCGCACACCCAGAATTAATGGATATTTGTGATGAAGTTTTAAACGAAGCTTTAGAAGCAGGTATCTTAAAAGATTACTATATATCCCGTTGTGGGGACGACATTGACTTAATCATGACTCACGACAAAGGTGTAGAAAACGAAGAAGTGCACGAAACTGCATACAATGCATTCATGAAAGCTACTGAAAGAGCACGTGAATTAAAATTATACGGTGCAGGTCAAGACTTATTATCTGACACATTCTCTGGAAACATCAAAGGTATGGGTCCTGGTGTAGCAGAAATCGAATTTGAAGAAAGGCCATCTGACCCTGTTCTCATATTCTGCTGTGACAAAACCGAACCTGGTGCATTCAACTTGCCAGTATTCAGAATCTTTGCAGACCCATTCAACACTGCAGGATTAGTTATTGACCCATCCTTACACGATGGATTCAAATTTGAAGTATTCGATGTAATCGAACACAGAAAAGTTATTCTCAACTGTCCTGAAGAAATGTACGACTTACTCGCATTAATCGGTTCCACCGGAAGATATGTTATCAAAAGAGTATGGAAGAAAAACGGTGAAATCGCAGCTGCAATAAGTACCGAAAGATTAAACTTAATGGCTGGAGAATACGTTGGTAAAGACGACCCAGTATGTATCGTAAGAGCACAATCTGGTTTCCCTGCAAACGGTGAATGTGTAGATCCATTTGCATTCCCACACATGGTAAGCGGATGGATGAGAGGATCCCACAACGGTCCAATGATGCCTGTATCCGAAGCAGAAGCAAACCCAATCAGATTCGACGGACCACCTAGAGTAGTCGGATTAGGTTTCCAAGTAGCTAACGGTGAATTGATCGGACCAGTCGACTTATTCGACGACCCAGCATTCGACCCAACCCGTGAACAAGCTGCTAAAATCGCAACTTACATCAGAAGACACGGTCCATTTGAACCTCACAGATTACCTGCTGAAGAAATGGAATACACTTCACTTCCTGGTGTAATGGAAAAATTAGAATCCAGATTTGAAGACATGGATGATTAGATTTAAAGAGATTTCTAATCTCTTCTTTTTTTACTTTTTTTGATAATCAGTTAATAGTCAATTTGATTTAGATATTCGTCAATTTCTTTTTTCATTTTTACATTCAAATAGATGTCTGCATCATGTATGTTGGCTTGATTTTGATAATGTTCTCATTTTTTAATTCTTTAATTGCTTTTTTAATGTATTTGCAGGGAATTTTTGGTAATCGTTTACATACATTTTTGATGGGAGTATGGCGCTTGTTGTAGTATCTGTTTTTGTGTAATGATTTGATTATGCTTTTCTTAACTTCTTCGATATCAAATTTTTTTGCCATGACTATATGTTTGTATTACTTTTATTTAAATATTTATTACTAATTGTTTAGATAATGTACAAATTAGAAATATTTATTAATCTCCAGTGTACATATGTTATATTGGTGAGAATTGATGTTTCAAGAAATATTTGGAAATTGTCCTCAGGCTAAAGTATTGCAATTTTTATTTTCCGCACCTGTTGATGAGTATACAAAACAGCAAATTGCCGTTGGTTCAGGCATTTCAAGAGTGACTTTGGATAAATTCATCAATACATTTATTGAAAATGAAGTTATCATATATCAAAATTCGAAGTATATCTTAAACATGAAATCCGAGTTTATTAGAAAG from uncultured Methanobrevibacter sp. includes the following:
- the thiI gene encoding tRNA uracil 4-sulfurtransferase ThiI; the protein is MNYDLIIARYGEIGLKSPKIRSRFERRLVKNIKATFECEVERNQGRIYILPEDFEDGVEKLNRVFGVVSYSPATSTKTTYEDIDETLTGYVEELVKENLIDENTKFAIKCRRVGKHDFTSQEMAAHCGGVVRNVVLAPVDLTNPDLTIFVEVRDGDTYIFHEKIRGPGGLPLGTQGKVVVLLSSGIDSPVAAYLMMKRGCEVVALHCNNDPFSGPKVTENFNLLVDQLNIYAKGTPIKRRVVDYGEYLTAAKQKAPEKMTCVLCKSGMYHIAEKLARKIGADAIVDGSSVGQVASQTLSNILATRYGVEMPILSPLIGLDKEEITAIAKDIGTFEISKIDDGGCSAVPKYPETRADLERVKQACEDMDQDAEIEKAFEKIRKLD
- the fbp gene encoding fructose-1,6-bisphosphate aldolase/phosphatase; its protein translation is MKTTVSVIKADIGSVSGHCVAHPELMDICDEVLNEALEAGILKDYYISRCGDDIDLIMTHDKGVENEEVHETAYNAFMKATERARELKLYGAGQDLLSDTFSGNIKGMGPGVAEIEFEERPSDPVLIFCCDKTEPGAFNLPVFRIFADPFNTAGLVIDPSLHDGFKFEVFDVIEHRKVILNCPEEMYDLLALIGSTGRYVIKRVWKKNGEIAAAISTERLNLMAGEYVGKDDPVCIVRAQSGFPANGECVDPFAFPHMVSGWMRGSHNGPMMPVSEAEANPIRFDGPPRVVGLGFQVANGELIGPVDLFDDPAFDPTREQAAKIATYIRRHGPFEPHRLPAEEMEYTSLPGVMEKLESRFEDMDD